The Stappia sp. genome window below encodes:
- a CDS encoding ABC transporter ATP-binding protein, producing the protein MENSSSARYGLQGRPVTIAGLNKSYGNLRVLHDIHLDIAAGEFCTLLGASGSGKTTMLKVLAGFEPFDEGRIEVDGRDISNVPVSKRNIGMVFQNYALFPHMSVRENVSFGLDMRKVPGEERRRRVAEVLDLVSLGDFADRLPGSLSGGQQQRVALARALVIRPDILLMDEPLGALDKNLRQAIQLQLKQLHRELGVTIVYVTHDQEEALHLSDTIVIMDEGRIKQSGPVRELYFRPNSSFVACFLGECNLMKDANGREFGIRPEDIRLRAPGETAAHLVEAHVETVVFTGPASKIIARANGTEISANVANSSAVEGLDRGAPVEFAFDEERVLRFSAST; encoded by the coding sequence ATGGAGAATTCGTCATCGGCGCGCTACGGCTTGCAGGGTCGGCCTGTCACCATTGCGGGGCTAAACAAGAGCTACGGAAACCTCAGGGTCCTGCACGATATCCACCTCGACATCGCGGCGGGAGAATTCTGCACGCTGCTGGGCGCGTCCGGCTCCGGCAAGACGACCATGCTCAAGGTGCTTGCCGGCTTCGAGCCCTTCGACGAAGGGCGGATCGAGGTGGACGGCCGCGACATCAGCAATGTCCCGGTCTCCAAGCGCAACATCGGGATGGTGTTCCAGAACTATGCGCTGTTTCCGCATATGAGCGTGCGCGAGAACGTCTCCTTCGGTCTCGACATGCGCAAGGTTCCAGGCGAGGAACGACGCAGGCGTGTCGCCGAAGTGCTTGACCTCGTCAGCCTCGGCGATTTCGCGGACCGGCTTCCCGGTTCGCTCTCGGGCGGTCAGCAGCAGCGGGTGGCTCTGGCGCGGGCGCTGGTCATCCGACCGGACATCCTCCTGATGGACGAACCGCTCGGGGCCCTCGACAAGAACCTCCGCCAGGCGATCCAGCTTCAGCTGAAACAGCTGCATCGCGAGCTCGGCGTCACGATCGTCTACGTCACCCATGATCAGGAAGAGGCGCTGCACCTGTCCGACACCATCGTCATCATGGACGAGGGGCGGATCAAGCAATCGGGGCCCGTGCGGGAACTCTACTTCAGGCCGAACAGCAGTTTCGTCGCCTGCTTTCTTGGCGAGTGCAACCTCATGAAGGACGCGAACGGCCGGGAGTTCGGCATCCGCCCCGAGGATATCCGCCTGCGCGCGCCCGGCGAGACGGCGGCTCATCTCGTCGAGGCGCATGTGGAAACCGTCGTGTTCACGGGTCCGGCGAGCAAGATCATCGCCCGGGCCAACGGCACCGAGATCTCCGCCAATGTCGCAAACTCCAGCGCGGTCGAAGGGCTCGATCGCGGCGCACCGGTGGAGTTTGCCTTCGATGAGGAGCGCGTTCTGCGGTTCAGCGCTTCGACCTAG
- a CDS encoding ABC transporter permease subunit has protein sequence MKTMPNMRPAFWAWVAVAPLLIFLGVLFFFPALSLLGISFGEDQLTFEHYLRIADVPIYRRVLLNTFAISALVTLFCVIVSYPVAYLLATVSPKVRKILFIVVLLPFWTSALVRTTAWIILLQRKGVLNDLLTGAGLIDAPIAFVYNLSGVLIGMTHVLMPFVVLPLFAAFINIDRTLVEAAEGLGAGPYSIGRRVILPLTAPGVIAGATIVFLNSIGYYITPALMGGPGQTMIAMLIADNINRDLNWSLAAALSVVLLLCTVAIFVVFQRVFGLERLLTGSASRGSTAKFSIGNKGRTGGGWLTFACGVAVLIFLIAPILIVFPMSLGSSPFLSFPPESYSLRWFENLFEEAKWMRGVVNSLQAAGVAVSLSVVLGTLAAIGTMRVGRRMRPWLETVFILPMVIPVIILSVGLFYMLAPLGVIGNPATLGLAHSVLAVPYVFITVRASLVGFDRNLELAALNLGASWPVMFRRVMLPAIMPGVAAGAVFAFIQSFDDVVLALFLTNIRSRTLPRVMFEGMVHEIDPTIIAASAMIILLTLTLLAINLLLSRRQS, from the coding sequence ATGAAAACCATGCCAAACATGCGCCCCGCCTTCTGGGCCTGGGTCGCGGTCGCGCCCCTGTTGATCTTTCTCGGGGTCCTGTTCTTCTTTCCGGCGCTTTCTCTGCTCGGCATCAGCTTCGGTGAAGATCAGCTGACATTCGAGCATTATCTGCGGATCGCAGACGTGCCGATCTATCGGCGGGTCCTGCTCAACACCTTCGCGATCTCCGCTCTCGTGACGCTGTTTTGCGTGATCGTGAGCTATCCGGTCGCATATCTTCTCGCGACGGTCAGTCCGAAGGTCCGAAAGATCCTGTTCATTGTGGTGCTCCTGCCGTTCTGGACGAGCGCGCTCGTGCGCACCACGGCCTGGATCATCCTGCTCCAGCGCAAGGGTGTCCTGAACGATCTGCTCACCGGGGCCGGTCTGATCGACGCGCCCATCGCGTTTGTCTACAATCTCTCCGGCGTCCTGATCGGCATGACGCATGTGCTGATGCCGTTTGTCGTGTTGCCGCTGTTCGCCGCCTTCATCAACATCGACCGCACGCTGGTCGAGGCCGCGGAAGGTCTTGGCGCCGGCCCATACAGCATCGGCCGGCGGGTCATCCTGCCGCTGACCGCGCCCGGCGTCATCGCCGGTGCGACCATCGTTTTCCTGAACTCCATCGGCTATTACATCACGCCCGCCCTGATGGGCGGCCCCGGTCAGACGATGATCGCGATGCTCATCGCCGACAACATCAACCGCGATCTCAACTGGAGTCTCGCCGCGGCCCTCTCCGTGGTGCTGCTCCTGTGCACCGTGGCGATCTTCGTCGTGTTCCAGCGCGTGTTCGGGCTGGAGCGCCTGCTGACCGGAAGCGCCTCGCGCGGGTCGACCGCGAAGTTTTCCATCGGCAACAAGGGGCGCACGGGGGGCGGCTGGCTCACCTTCGCCTGCGGTGTCGCTGTCCTGATCTTCCTGATCGCCCCCATTCTGATCGTGTTCCCGATGAGCCTGGGGTCGTCGCCGTTCCTCAGCTTCCCGCCGGAAAGCTACAGCCTGCGTTGGTTCGAGAACCTCTTCGAGGAGGCCAAGTGGATGCGGGGCGTGGTCAACTCGCTTCAGGCGGCGGGGGTGGCGGTCAGCCTGTCGGTTGTTCTGGGAACGCTTGCCGCCATCGGGACGATGCGTGTGGGCAGGCGCATGCGGCCCTGGCTGGAAACGGTCTTCATCCTGCCGATGGTCATTCCGGTGATCATCCTGTCCGTCGGCCTGTTCTACATGCTGGCGCCGCTCGGGGTGATCGGAAACCCGGCCACCCTCGGCCTGGCGCACAGCGTCCTGGCGGTGCCCTATGTGTTCATCACCGTCCGGGCGTCTCTCGTGGGGTTCGATCGCAACCTCGAACTCGCGGCCCTGAACCTGGGGGCGAGCTGGCCGGTCATGTTCCGCCGCGTCATGCTGCCCGCCATCATGCCGGGCGTGGCGGCGGGCGCGGTGTTCGCCTTCATCCAGTCCTTCGACGATGTCGTGCTGGCGCTGTTTCTCACCAACATCCGCTCCCGCACGCTCCCGCGCGTGATGTTCGAGGGCATGGTCCACGAGATCGATCCGACCATCATCGCCGCGTCGGCAATGATCATCTTGCTCACGCTGACATTGCTGGCAATCAACCTTCTTCTTTCGCGGAGACAATCCTGA
- a CDS encoding ABC transporter substrate-binding protein → MKAIRTILLAGAFAAGTCAAQAEEMVFASWGGSYQEAISKAWLQPFSEETGIDIIQDTEPEVARIKAMVETNSLEWDVVTGGGSTLMRGVAYDLFEPITADMVDQSHVIEGARNDYGVPSEIFSTVIGYSKDAFPDGGPRTFADFFDVEKFPGMRAVPDRAATVLEAALLADGVAPADVYKVLDTEDGFQRALDKVSSLRDHVAVWWSSGAQPVQALGSGEVVMALGWNGRFQAGMDEGLDIEMSWAESIAQVGYFMIPRGAPNRDQAIRFLNYMVQPEAQSRFSEYVAYGPVTDQAWEFIDDERQARLPSTPERLKNAIFMDIAWWADNATAASEKYRQMLQK, encoded by the coding sequence ATGAAAGCGATCAGAACAATACTTCTGGCCGGTGCCTTTGCAGCCGGCACATGTGCCGCGCAGGCGGAGGAAATGGTTTTCGCCAGCTGGGGAGGCAGCTACCAGGAGGCCATCTCCAAGGCCTGGCTGCAGCCGTTCTCCGAGGAAACCGGCATCGACATCATCCAGGATACCGAGCCGGAGGTGGCCCGCATCAAGGCGATGGTCGAGACCAACTCCCTGGAGTGGGACGTGGTCACCGGCGGCGGCTCGACGCTGATGCGCGGCGTGGCCTACGACCTGTTCGAGCCGATCACCGCGGACATGGTCGACCAGAGCCACGTCATCGAGGGCGCGAGGAACGACTATGGCGTTCCTTCCGAGATCTTCTCCACCGTGATCGGGTATTCGAAGGACGCCTTCCCCGATGGCGGGCCGCGGACCTTCGCCGACTTCTTCGATGTCGAGAAATTCCCGGGCATGCGCGCCGTGCCGGACCGGGCCGCGACGGTGCTTGAAGCCGCGCTTCTCGCAGATGGTGTTGCGCCCGCGGATGTCTACAAGGTGCTCGATACGGAAGACGGCTTCCAGCGTGCGCTCGACAAGGTCAGTTCCCTGCGCGACCACGTGGCCGTGTGGTGGAGCAGCGGCGCCCAGCCGGTTCAGGCCCTCGGCAGCGGCGAAGTCGTGATGGCGCTTGGCTGGAATGGCCGTTTTCAGGCGGGAATGGATGAAGGCCTCGACATCGAGATGTCATGGGCGGAATCCATCGCGCAGGTGGGTTACTTCATGATCCCGCGCGGCGCGCCGAACCGGGACCAGGCGATCAGGTTCCTCAACTACATGGTGCAGCCCGAAGCCCAGTCCCGCTTCAGCGAGTATGTGGCCTATGGCCCGGTGACGGACCAGGCGTGGGAGTTCATCGACGATGAACGCCAGGCGCGCCTGCCCTCCACGCCCGAGCGTCTGAAGAACGCCATCTTCATGGATATTGCCTGGTGGGCCGACAACGCCACGGCGGCTTCAGAGAAATACCGGCAAATGCTGCAGAAATAG
- a CDS encoding Xaa-Pro peptidase family protein has translation MAIDSHWFAREEYTQRLERVQAELKRRKLDGMLAFLPESVTYLTGFFTRGYGSFQFAIIPASGDPTLICRDVEEYYLDATCIFPDRVMWTDSDDKSALAAQAISSRLGNAPRLGIEMAAWPLSVKRFESIKSGLPGTEWVDCSDIVSRMRLIKSPAEIAYQRKAGKAAEAGMAAAIETAKDGNSEREMAAAICAAMVRGGSDLPGPGVLSSGERAFHLHGGYTDRVLARGDIVQVETTPNSHHYHARFMRPIRVGEASDEDHRIVEKLIEIQDRALSEVRPGVPATVPDAVYRDGVLGAGLRKTYTNKTFYSVGLLLNPNGGEPLEAEPKASWSFQPGMTFHTYVLAKGFGMSETILVTGDGYERLTNFPRQLFVG, from the coding sequence ATGGCGATCGACTCCCATTGGTTCGCGCGTGAGGAGTACACGCAGCGCCTCGAAAGGGTTCAGGCAGAACTCAAGAGAAGGAAGCTCGATGGAATGCTGGCATTCCTTCCCGAGAGCGTCACCTATCTCACCGGGTTCTTCACGCGTGGCTACGGTTCATTCCAGTTCGCGATCATACCGGCCTCCGGAGATCCGACGCTGATCTGCCGCGACGTTGAAGAATACTACCTCGACGCGACCTGCATCTTCCCCGATCGCGTCATGTGGACCGACAGCGACGACAAGTCTGCACTGGCCGCGCAGGCGATCTCCTCGCGCCTCGGCAATGCGCCGCGGCTCGGGATCGAAATGGCGGCCTGGCCGCTCTCGGTGAAACGGTTCGAAAGCATCAAGTCCGGTCTGCCCGGCACCGAATGGGTCGACTGTTCCGACATCGTCAGCCGGATGCGGCTGATCAAGTCGCCGGCGGAAATCGCCTATCAGCGCAAGGCCGGCAAGGCCGCCGAAGCCGGAATGGCGGCAGCCATCGAGACGGCGAAGGACGGCAACAGCGAGCGCGAGATGGCCGCGGCGATCTGCGCGGCCATGGTGCGCGGAGGCAGTGACCTGCCCGGTCCCGGCGTTTTGTCTTCGGGCGAACGCGCCTTCCACCTTCACGGCGGATACACGGACAGGGTGTTGGCGCGCGGTGACATCGTTCAGGTCGAAACCACGCCCAACAGCCATCACTACCACGCGCGCTTCATGCGCCCCATCCGGGTCGGCGAGGCGAGCGACGAGGATCATCGCATCGTGGAAAAGCTGATCGAGATCCAGGACAGGGCCCTGTCGGAGGTGCGTCCCGGCGTGCCGGCCACGGTGCCGGATGCGGTGTACCGGGACGGCGTCCTGGGGGCGGGACTGCGCAAGACCTACACGAACAAGACCTTCTATTCGGTCGGGCTGCTTCTGAATCCGAACGGCGGAGAGCCGCTCGAAGCAGAGCCGAAGGCCTCCTGGAGTTTCCAGCCGGGAATGACCTTCCACACCTATGTCCTGGCGAAGGGGTTCGGCATGTCCGAGACGATTCTTGTCACCGGCGACGGCTACGAACGTCTCACCAACTTCCCCCGTCAGCTTTTTGTCGGGTGA